One genomic window of Nitrospirota bacterium includes the following:
- a CDS encoding acyl-CoA dehydratase activase produces MAERRYIGLDAGSISVKLIVQDEGLRIIHESYERHYGQPLKVAMNLLEKTEPANCLGITGSVGKLLASILSVEFVNDIIAQSTAVSRFYPGIKTIIEMGGECSRLIILENGILKDFSMNSICAAGTCSFLDQQAERLNLTIEEFAELAMKSKKPPRIAGRCSVFAKSDMIHLQQIATPDYDIIAGLCFAVARNFKSTICSGKKIHTPVIFIGGAASNKGVVRAFREVFELGDNLVIPEHHLTMGAIGAAMMAAKKLVNGELQAKEEYIKKLEEYLRSADGYQGEGLTPLKIQGSELRVDSLNTCQIQTSNSQLSTLNSQLPKIPAYLGIDVGSISTNLAVLDEDKNLLAKRYLMTAGRPIEAVRKGLDEIGDEIGDYVVIKGVGTTGSGRYMIADFVGADIVKNEITAQATAAIEIDATVDTIFEIGGQDSKYISIDNGVIVDFEMNKVCAAGTGSFLEEQAEKLSISIKDEFSDMALSSCSPCRLGERCTVFMETALVSNLQRGAPKDNLVAGLSYSIVYNYLNRVVGDKRIGNNIFFQGGVAFNRGVVAAFEKVLGRRITVPPDHDVTGAIGMALIAMRYMKGSYELRVKSYELKDKENSRLNSELRTLNSKLQTKFKGFGLSKRNYTINPFECKGCSNLCEIKQVKIEGEGSSLFYGSRCEKYDVKRKSRAEEIPDLFKRREELLTAAYERCINNTQHSTVSFPDTRPKIGLPWMLFFQEYLPFWGTLLRELGFNVVLSDKTNRSIINSGVESVVVETCFPIKVAHGHVLDLIQKGVDTIFVPSFINLNTEKDIYRRGVSCPYVQTIPYVLKTIVKDIDIVRPVVDMSRGRGFLENEIKNVFEKYNLSIRSIRRAIDTAFKAQAEFYNAIQKEGSKILKDVSEGKYPRAIVIVGRSYNSVDSGVNLDIPRKLRDMDVIPIPMDFLPLNTIDISDEFPNMYWRSGQRILGAAEFIRKNKYLNAIYITNFGCGPDAFIIRYFKERMGGKHFLQIEIDEHSADAGVITRCEAFLDSIENIGNVAIDEIKRLRTVTINRGSRERRTLYIPRMADHAFALAAAFQGSGVDAEVLPESDADTVELGRKYTSGKECYPCTLTTGDMVKMVKSSGFRPEKSAFFMPSGTGPCRFGQYNFFQRLVLDELGYNGVPIYSPNQDSTFYKELGIVGSDFIKKAWMGIVASELLIKSIHETRPYEKNKGETEALYRTYLPKVADAIRSKDGVIEVLRDARRDFEAIPVCRDIKKPLIGILGEIFVRFNAFSNENIIKKIEALGGEVWLSPFEEWLYYVNYMAIKKAWLKREYLALTDILIKYIYQKKVEHRFAKEFDGYLKSLHEPTTLKILSNASPYVHRSFEGETILSIGKGVDFVMRGTAGIVNTMPFNCMPGTIVTALLKKVSEDHDNISVLNMAYDGQEHAGSETKIEAFMHQAKQRWEKKL; encoded by the coding sequence GCCAACTGTCTTGGTATTACAGGTTCTGTCGGAAAACTCCTTGCCTCAATCCTGTCTGTTGAATTTGTTAACGATATAATAGCACAATCAACTGCTGTCTCAAGATTTTATCCTGGAATAAAAACCATCATAGAGATGGGTGGTGAGTGCTCAAGGTTAATTATCTTAGAGAATGGTATACTTAAGGATTTCTCGATGAATTCGATATGTGCTGCAGGGACATGCTCATTTCTCGATCAACAGGCAGAACGACTTAACCTCACTATAGAAGAGTTTGCTGAACTTGCGATGAAATCGAAAAAGCCTCCTCGGATTGCTGGGAGATGTAGTGTATTTGCGAAATCGGACATGATACACCTCCAGCAGATAGCAACCCCTGATTACGATATAATCGCGGGACTCTGCTTTGCTGTGGCAAGAAACTTTAAGAGTACAATATGCAGTGGCAAAAAAATCCATACTCCCGTTATCTTTATTGGAGGTGCAGCTTCAAATAAGGGAGTGGTTCGAGCATTCAGAGAAGTTTTTGAATTAGGGGATAATCTTGTTATTCCTGAACATCATCTGACAATGGGTGCTATTGGTGCGGCGATGATGGCGGCGAAGAAGTTAGTGAATGGTGAGTTGCAAGCTAAAGAAGAATATATCAAAAAACTGGAGGAATATCTGAGATCCGCTGATGGTTACCAGGGTGAGGGGCTTACACCATTAAAAATTCAGGGTTCGGAGTTAAGAGTTGATAGTCTAAATACATGCCAGATTCAAACTTCTAACTCTCAACTCTCAACTCTCAACTCTCAACTCCCAAAGATTCCAGCATACCTTGGTATTGATGTCGGATCAATAAGCACAAATCTTGCAGTGCTCGATGAAGACAAGAACCTTCTTGCAAAGCGCTACCTGATGACCGCTGGAAGACCGATAGAGGCTGTAAGAAAAGGGCTTGATGAGATAGGAGATGAGATAGGTGATTATGTGGTTATCAAAGGGGTTGGCACAACAGGTTCTGGGAGATACATGATAGCAGACTTTGTAGGTGCAGACATTGTAAAGAATGAGATAACCGCACAGGCTACTGCTGCAATAGAAATAGATGCTACAGTAGATACCATATTTGAGATTGGTGGACAGGATTCAAAATATATAAGCATAGACAACGGTGTTATAGTTGATTTTGAAATGAACAAGGTATGTGCTGCAGGCACGGGTTCTTTTCTGGAAGAACAGGCAGAGAAACTCAGCATCAGCATTAAGGATGAGTTTTCTGATATGGCGCTTTCATCCTGTTCTCCATGCAGGCTTGGAGAAAGATGCACTGTATTTATGGAGACCGCACTTGTAAGCAACCTGCAAAGAGGGGCACCCAAGGATAATCTTGTAGCAGGACTCAGTTATTCTATAGTTTACAACTATCTTAACCGTGTTGTCGGAGATAAGCGAATAGGGAATAATATCTTTTTCCAGGGTGGGGTAGCATTTAATAGAGGTGTAGTTGCCGCTTTCGAGAAGGTTCTCGGAAGAAGGATAACAGTGCCACCCGATCATGATGTAACAGGTGCTATAGGAATGGCACTTATAGCTATGAGATATATGAAAGGCAGTTATGAGTTAAGAGTTAAGAGTTATGAGTTAAAGGATAAAGAAAACTCAAGACTAAACTCTGAACTCCGAACTCTTAACTCCAAACTCCAAACTAAGTTCAAGGGATTTGGACTTTCTAAAAGGAACTACACTATAAACCCATTCGAATGCAAGGGATGCTCAAACCTGTGTGAGATAAAACAGGTAAAGATAGAGGGGGAGGGGAGTTCTTTATTTTATGGAAGCAGGTGTGAGAAGTATGATGTTAAAAGAAAATCGAGAGCAGAAGAGATACCTGATTTATTTAAGAGAAGGGAAGAGTTATTAACCGCTGCTTACGAGCGATGTATTAACAATACGCAACACTCAACAGTCTCTTTTCCTGATACTCGTCCAAAAATTGGTCTTCCATGGATGCTTTTCTTTCAGGAATATCTACCATTCTGGGGGACACTTCTACGGGAACTCGGTTTTAATGTGGTGCTTTCCGATAAGACGAACAGGTCTATAATAAACAGTGGTGTGGAGTCAGTGGTTGTAGAGACATGTTTCCCGATAAAGGTTGCACATGGTCATGTGCTCGATCTTATCCAGAAGGGTGTTGATACTATATTTGTTCCAAGTTTCATAAACCTTAACACAGAGAAAGATATATACAGGAGAGGTGTTTCATGTCCATATGTGCAAACCATTCCATATGTTCTCAAAACAATTGTAAAAGATATAGATATTGTAAGACCCGTGGTGGATATGAGCAGGGGACGAGGTTTTCTTGAAAATGAGATAAAGAATGTTTTTGAGAAATACAATCTATCTATACGTTCCATCCGCAGGGCAATAGATACTGCATTTAAAGCACAGGCAGAATTTTATAACGCTATCCAGAAGGAAGGCAGTAAGATATTGAAAGATGTTTCTGAAGGAAAATACCCGAGAGCCATAGTGATAGTTGGAAGGTCTTATAACTCAGTAGATTCAGGTGTAAATCTTGATATTCCGAGAAAACTCAGGGATATGGATGTGATCCCTATACCTATGGATTTCCTGCCATTAAACACAATAGATATCTCTGATGAATTTCCGAATATGTACTGGAGGTCAGGGCAGAGGATACTCGGAGCCGCTGAATTTATAAGAAAGAACAAATATCTCAACGCCATTTACATAACAAATTTCGGATGCGGTCCTGATGCATTTATTATCAGATATTTCAAGGAACGAATGGGTGGCAAGCACTTCCTTCAGATAGAGATAGACGAACACAGTGCAGATGCCGGTGTGATAACGAGATGTGAGGCATTTCTTGATAGTATTGAAAATATTGGCAATGTTGCTATAGATGAGATAAAAAGGCTTAGAACTGTTACTATAAATAGGGGTTCTCGAGAGAGGCGCACTTTATATATCCCGAGAATGGCTGATCACGCATTTGCGCTTGCAGCTGCATTTCAGGGTTCAGGTGTAGATGCGGAGGTACTCCCTGAATCAGATGCTGATACAGTAGAACTTGGTAGAAAATATACCTCAGGAAAGGAATGTTACCCCTGCACATTAACGACAGGGGATATGGTAAAAATGGTCAAAAGCAGCGGATTCAGACCTGAAAAGAGCGCCTTCTTTATGCCATCAGGAACAGGTCCTTGTAGATTTGGACAGTATAACTTTTTCCAGAGGCTTGTTCTTGATGAACTCGGCTATAATGGTGTTCCGATATACTCGCCAAATCAGGATTCTACCTTCTATAAAGAATTAGGCATTGTTGGGAGTGACTTTATTAAAAAGGCATGGATGGGCATCGTTGCATCTGAACTTTTGATAAAATCCATCCATGAAACACGCCCATATGAAAAGAATAAAGGTGAAACAGAAGCCCTTTACAGAACATATCTGCCGAAGGTGGCTGATGCAATCAGGAGTAAGGATGGTGTTATTGAAGTCCTTAGAGATGCAAGGAGAGATTTTGAGGCTATCCCTGTATGCAGGGATATAAAGAAACCACTCATAGGTATACTTGGTGAGATATTCGTAAGGTTTAATGCCTTCAGCAATGAAAATATCATAAAAAAGATAGAAGCACTTGGTGGTGAGGTATGGCTTTCACCATTTGAGGAGTGGCTTTACTATGTTAACTACATGGCCATTAAAAAGGCATGGTTGAAGAGGGAGTATTTAGCTCTAACAGATATACTGATTAAATACATTTATCAGAAAAAGGTTGAACATAGATTTGCTAAGGAGTTTGATGGCTATCTCAAATCCCTTCATGAGCCGACGACCCTTAAGATACTCTCGAATGCCTCTCCATATGTCCACAGGTCATTCGAAGGTGAAACGATACTGAGTATAGGGAAGGGTGTAGATTTTGTAATGCGAGGTACTGCAGGCATTGTAAATACTATGCCATTTAACTGTATGCCCGGGACTATAGTCACAGCCCTGCTTAAGAAGGTTTCTGAAGACCACGACAATATCTCTGTTCTGAATATGGCATATGATGGACAGGAACATGCAGGCTCAGAGACAAAGATAGAGGCATTTATGCATCAAGCAAAGCAGAGATGGGAGAAAAAGTTGTAA
- a CDS encoding LAGLIDADG family homing endonuclease — protein sequence MQNSKEQLRLMFDSKNKKIKPDKYGLITRTLTKEKLEDLYYVQNKSLQDIANEFNCTRPMVMLLMNKYGLQRRKRSEARVLAIKERKIEKFEYDNINENFFSEWTPGMAWVLGILFTDGNVQYTTKTGTGLRVSISSVDLELLEKVRTLLNSTKPIKKNVQSYDKSKYIYRFEFFREKMREDLHKLGLIQRKSLIMKFPDIPEKYMRHFIRGCWDGDGTVYISAGKLNASYVSSSRYFIERLVQEFYKIGIYRQRLHQLSFNKIKKTRSKFGFSNYPLAIHAEKRSKAYYIKLNSRENLEKLFHYLYDGVDESIYLARKYKKCVEGLGLEVKDSKEENRTYKRYKQVGMNSY from the coding sequence ATGCAAAATTCAAAAGAACAATTACGCTTAATGTTTGATAGTAAAAACAAAAAGATTAAACCTGATAAATATGGTTTAATAACCAGAACACTTACAAAAGAAAAACTTGAAGACTTATATTATGTTCAAAATAAATCCCTCCAAGATATCGCCAACGAATTTAACTGCACAAGACCAATGGTCATGTTGCTTATGAATAAATATGGCTTGCAGCGAAGGAAACGTTCTGAAGCAAGAGTATTAGCAATTAAAGAGAGGAAAATTGAGAAGTTTGAATACGATAATATTAATGAGAATTTTTTCAGTGAGTGGACGCCGGGAATGGCATGGGTATTGGGAATACTTTTTACAGATGGAAATGTTCAATATACAACAAAAACAGGGACTGGACTTAGGGTAAGTATTTCTTCTGTAGATTTAGAGCTATTAGAAAAAGTAAGAACTCTTCTTAATTCAACAAAACCAATAAAAAAGAATGTTCAGTCATACGACAAATCAAAATACATTTACCGGTTTGAATTTTTTCGTGAAAAAATGAGAGAAGATTTACATAAGTTGGGACTTATTCAAAGAAAAAGTCTCATTATGAAGTTCCCCGATATTCCAGAAAAATATATGAGGCACTTTATAAGGGGATGTTGGGATGGTGATGGAACTGTTTATATTAGTGCCGGCAAATTGAATGCTAGTTATGTTTCAAGTTCTCGATATTTTATTGAAAGACTTGTGCAAGAATTCTATAAGATAGGAATCTACAGGCAGAGATTACATCAGTTAAGTTTTAATAAAATTAAAAAAACGAGATCTAAATTTGGCTTTAGTAATTATCCTTTAGCAATTCACGCAGAAAAGCGTTCAAAGGCATACTATATAAAACTCAACTCAAGAGAAAATTTGGAGAAATTGTTCCACTATTTATATGATGGAGTTGATGAATCTATATATTTAGCTCGTAAATATAAAAAGTGTGTAGAAGGTTTAGGATTAGAAGTTAAAGATAGCAAAGAAGAAAATAGAACTTATAAAAGATATAAGCAGGTAGGGATGAATTCGTACTGA
- a CDS encoding type II toxin-antitoxin system RelE/ParE family toxin — MSYNLVYTRRAEKDIKKLDPSTKNHIGKALLKLQEDPIRQSEKLADPKIGTYRFRIGDYRVIFDLEDKDIVILRVGHRKEIYRRL; from the coding sequence ATGAGTTATAATCTTGTCTATACCCGCAGGGCAGAAAAGGATATAAAGAAACTTGATCCCTCCACAAAAAACCATATAGGAAAAGCCCTCCTGAAACTTCAAGAAGATCCAATTAGACAGTCTGAGAAACTCGCTGATCCTAAAATTGGAACATATCGCTTCAGGATTGGTGATTACAGAGTTATTTTTGATTTGGAAGATAAAGATATTGTTATTCTTAGAGTTGGACATCGGAAAGAGATTTACAGAAGGCTTTAA
- a CDS encoding geranylgeranyl diphosphate reductase: protein MTIRVAVIGGGPAGSIAARTLASEGIDVILIEKNPGRDKPCGGGIPSPAFDALNLPKETIERKITNVSIISSSNVRVDVSLEGAFLAMVRREIFDSALIKQAEDEGAEIIKGTLTDLRQTADSITIRYTKDGIEKTDTVDVVIAADGVNSTVAKIMELKRPPVYMTMVERIKVNPSALETYKERCEFWYGDYHAPKLYSWVFPKGDHISVGTGSSIVEASKLPLFLNRFKERLGNRIDGGIIIKKEAFPIPALWRDNLVAGRVLFVGDAAGLVMPVSSEGIYYAMKSGEIAAKTIIDYKENLTERRLHSYQRNWNRNFASRFKLMGKLRDYFYRGDKYTEKLVELHKKPSVQKASMDLWLSKNLSTVSLLRYIGIFREILRS from the coding sequence ATGACAATCAGGGTAGCTGTTATAGGTGGAGGACCCGCAGGCTCTATAGCTGCAAGGACATTAGCCTCAGAAGGTATAGATGTAATTCTCATAGAAAAGAATCCAGGGAGGGATAAACCATGTGGAGGTGGTATACCCTCACCTGCCTTTGACGCACTTAATCTACCTAAAGAGACTATAGAGCGTAAGATTACAAACGTATCTATCATCTCTTCCTCTAATGTTAGGGTAGATGTATCACTTGAAGGAGCCTTTTTAGCAATGGTAAGAAGAGAGATATTTGACTCTGCCCTGATAAAACAGGCTGAAGATGAAGGTGCTGAGATAATTAAGGGGACATTAACAGATTTAAGGCAGACTGCAGACAGTATAACCATAAGATACACTAAAGATGGTATTGAAAAGACAGATACGGTTGATGTTGTAATCGCAGCCGATGGTGTAAATTCAACGGTTGCGAAGATAATGGAATTGAAGAGACCACCTGTTTACATGACTATGGTAGAAAGGATAAAGGTAAATCCATCTGCATTGGAGACATATAAGGAAAGATGCGAATTCTGGTATGGTGATTATCATGCGCCTAAGCTCTATTCATGGGTATTCCCGAAAGGAGACCACATCTCTGTTGGAACAGGTAGCTCTATTGTAGAAGCAAGTAAACTACCATTGTTCTTAAATCGATTTAAAGAAAGACTTGGTAACAGGATTGATGGAGGTATCATCATAAAAAAGGAGGCGTTTCCTATACCTGCATTGTGGCGTGATAACCTTGTAGCAGGCAGGGTACTATTCGTCGGTGATGCTGCTGGGCTCGTAATGCCTGTCTCTTCAGAAGGTATTTATTATGCAATGAAAAGTGGAGAGATCGCTGCAAAAACGATTATTGATTACAAGGAAAACCTCACAGAAAGGAGGCTTCATTCATACCAGAGAAACTGGAATAGAAACTTTGCAAGCCGCTTTAAGCTAATGGGTAAACTCAGGGATTATTTTTACAGAGGTGACAAATATACAGAAAAACTTGTTGAACTCCATAAAAAACCATCTGTCCAGAAGGCATCCATGGATCTATGGCTGAGCAAAAACCTCAGCACAGTAAGTTTGTTAAGATATATCGGGATATTCAGAGAGATATTAAGGTCTTAA
- a CDS encoding AURKAIP1/COX24 domain-containing protein, whose amino-acid sequence MGSVVKKRKKKMSKHKHKKLLKKTKIQRRQRK is encoded by the coding sequence GTGGGGAGTGTAGTTAAGAAGAGAAAGAAGAAAATGAGCAAGCATAAGCATAAGAAACTCCTCAAAAAAACCAAGATACAGAGAAGGCAGAGGAAGTAA
- a CDS encoding Rne/Rng family ribonuclease, with translation MSTEIIVNATREETRVALLENGQVTELYIDRKKDTSIVGNVYKGKVVKVLPGMQSAFVDIGLEKAAFLFVSDVTNNLDEYVHLMEEESQQKLEGTLTDSFPPFSIEDLLQEGQDVVVQVSKEPIGTKGARVTSYITLPGRYLVYMPGVEHIGVSRKIADDKERERLRNIISKIKRPNAGYIVRTVSEGRNEEDFKVDMEFLELLWGNIQKKRERISAPALLHSDLDLLFKTIRDLFSQDVKRLIIDNKEEYRRAIDFANTYLPSLATKIELYEREEPIFDAYGIEIEISRALGRKVWLKSGGYIVIEQTEALTAIDVNTGRYVGKRDFDETILKTNLEAVKEIAYQLRLRNIGGIIIIDFIDMEREEDRKKVYVALQEALSNDKAKSSIFQISELGLIEMTRKRVRDSLGRILCEPCPYCDGRGHIKSLTTVCYEIFREIRRSTKMRGKNIFVTVNPSVADLLYDEERQEIEDIEKESGVKIIVKADNNIHQEQFDIAV, from the coding sequence ATGTCTACTGAGATAATCGTTAACGCTACAAGGGAGGAAACGAGGGTAGCACTTCTTGAAAACGGACAGGTTACAGAACTGTATATCGACAGAAAAAAGGATACCAGTATTGTAGGGAATGTGTATAAAGGAAAGGTGGTAAAGGTGCTTCCAGGAATGCAGTCTGCCTTCGTGGATATAGGGCTTGAGAAGGCCGCATTTCTGTTTGTATCAGATGTGACAAACAATCTCGATGAATATGTACATCTAATGGAAGAGGAATCTCAGCAAAAACTTGAGGGTACCCTTACCGACTCTTTCCCTCCTTTCTCTATCGAGGATCTTCTACAGGAAGGACAGGATGTAGTTGTACAGGTATCAAAAGAGCCCATCGGAACAAAAGGTGCACGTGTCACCTCATATATCACACTCCCTGGCAGGTATCTTGTCTACATGCCTGGGGTAGAACATATTGGTGTATCAAGGAAGATTGCCGACGATAAGGAAAGGGAGCGGTTGAGAAACATCATTTCTAAGATAAAAAGGCCTAATGCAGGGTATATAGTCAGAACAGTGAGTGAAGGAAGAAACGAAGAAGATTTTAAGGTTGATATGGAATTTCTGGAATTGCTCTGGGGAAATATTCAGAAGAAAAGAGAACGAATATCTGCACCTGCCCTGCTTCACAGCGACTTAGACCTCCTTTTTAAGACAATAAGAGACCTCTTTTCCCAAGATGTGAAAAGACTGATTATAGATAATAAGGAGGAATACAGAAGGGCTATAGATTTTGCAAATACTTATCTCCCTTCACTGGCAACAAAGATTGAATTATATGAAAGAGAAGAACCAATATTCGATGCATATGGTATCGAGATAGAGATATCAAGGGCATTGGGAAGAAAGGTATGGCTGAAGTCTGGAGGCTATATTGTAATTGAACAAACAGAGGCGCTAACTGCAATTGATGTAAATACAGGCAGGTATGTGGGCAAGAGAGACTTCGATGAGACAATACTTAAAACGAACCTCGAGGCTGTAAAAGAAATCGCATACCAACTCAGGTTAAGAAACATTGGAGGAATAATTATAATAGATTTTATAGATATGGAAAGGGAAGAAGACAGGAAAAAGGTTTATGTAGCACTCCAAGAAGCGCTATCAAACGATAAGGCTAAATCCAGCATATTTCAGATATCCGAACTCGGACTCATCGAAATGACAAGAAAGCGGGTAAGAGACAGCCTTGGAAGGATACTCTGCGAACCATGCCCGTACTGCGATGGGAGGGGACATATAAAATCACTGACCACAGTCTGTTACGAGATATTCAGAGAGATAAGGAGGTCAACAAAGATGCGTGGAAAGAATATATTCGTCACAGTTAATCCAAGTGTTGCAGATCTACTTTACGATGAAGAACGACAGGAAATAGAAGACATCGAGAAAGAATCTGGGGTGAAAATTATCGTAAAAGCGGACAACAACATTCATCAGGAACAGTTCGATATAGCCGTATAA
- a CDS encoding TIGR03960 family B12-binding radical SAM protein, producing the protein MNQFLYKVQRPSRYIDHEINAVHKSWDDTKVKVALVFPDTYEVGMSHIGLKILYGLLNTRNDVLCERAYAPWIDYEKMLRNNGIPLMSTESSTPLNRFDIIGFTLQYELTFTNILNILNLSGIPLKTEEREKGFPLIIAGGPCASNPEPLSEFIDAFVIGDGEDVINEIIDLYREWKENRASKTSLMNALSSVNGVYVPAVSNQSVIKRIVHNLDDAYFPDTPVMPYIKTIHDRIAVEVSRGCTRGCRFCQAGIIYRPLRERTPLRIIEITDRSLKSTGYKELSLVSLSIGDYFSLFPLLRELTDRYSSQHVSVSLPSIRIGTLNSEIIQEIKRVRKTGFTIAPEAGSVRLRNIINKPLDEEELSKTVANIFTHGWNILKMYFMIGLPFENHEDLDGIVTMCHRVFDVAKRYSKRFVNINVSVSTFVPKPHTPFQWSGQIPQNEIMRTMEYLKSQVKRQLNLKFHIPEMSLLEACISRGDRNISRLIKEAWRLGCRFDGWTESFDFKKWLNASEVTGIDLYHYACRERPTSEELPWKHIDIGVTTAFLKSEYARAKRGNTTEDCLYSTCAGCGLQDRCELTVIDTIKRNTATQQHHIIAAPQHRGTISIPPSAIKIRVQYSKTGLMRFLSHLELATLLTRALSRADIPVVYSRGFNPHPKISFAPPLPVGIEGLKEYLDIEVIPPIDVHMLIQRLNATLPEGISVSSAKVIPKDSKTLSSFVKGYIYSVKCNGCDRGYLKNRIESLMQKNSIIIARKTKKGVKGLNIREMLERIEIAMDENKHSLKLWVTDVSESGHKLPEILKVIFDDYTSTIPVDIKRIGIYGIKAWEWLDPLEALEVKGEKI; encoded by the coding sequence TTGAACCAATTTCTATATAAGGTACAAAGACCAAGCAGATATATCGACCATGAGATAAATGCTGTTCATAAATCATGGGATGATACAAAGGTAAAGGTTGCATTAGTATTTCCAGACACATATGAAGTTGGAATGTCCCATATAGGGTTAAAGATTCTTTATGGTCTTTTAAATACAAGAAACGATGTCCTATGCGAACGAGCCTATGCCCCATGGATAGATTATGAAAAGATGTTGAGAAACAATGGCATACCACTTATGAGCACTGAGTCATCTACACCATTAAATCGGTTTGATATAATCGGGTTTACACTCCAGTATGAGCTGACATTTACAAATATACTCAATATACTCAACCTTTCAGGTATACCATTGAAAACAGAAGAACGAGAAAAGGGTTTCCCTCTTATAATTGCAGGAGGGCCATGTGCCTCCAATCCTGAACCTCTATCAGAATTCATCGATGCCTTTGTCATCGGAGATGGTGAGGATGTAATTAACGAGATCATCGATCTATACAGAGAATGGAAGGAGAATAGAGCCTCAAAGACATCCCTGATGAATGCCCTCTCATCGGTAAATGGGGTGTATGTTCCAGCGGTATCCAATCAATCGGTAATCAAGAGAATAGTTCATAACCTTGATGATGCATATTTTCCTGATACACCAGTCATGCCATATATTAAGACAATACATGACAGAATTGCGGTAGAGGTATCAAGGGGTTGTACGCGTGGATGTAGGTTCTGTCAGGCAGGAATTATATACCGTCCACTGAGAGAAAGGACACCCTTACGAATAATTGAGATAACTGATAGATCATTGAAGAGCACAGGGTATAAGGAACTCTCACTGGTATCGCTCAGCATAGGGGATTATTTCTCTCTTTTCCCCCTTCTCAGAGAACTTACAGATAGATATTCCAGCCAGCATGTATCCGTATCACTCCCTTCCATTCGGATAGGAACACTTAACAGCGAGATAATCCAGGAGATTAAAAGGGTGAGAAAGACAGGATTTACTATAGCACCGGAGGCAGGCTCTGTGCGACTGAGAAACATTATAAATAAGCCACTTGACGAGGAAGAATTATCAAAAACTGTAGCCAATATATTTACACATGGATGGAACATCTTGAAGATGTATTTTATGATAGGGCTACCATTCGAAAACCATGAAGATTTAGACGGTATAGTCACAATGTGCCACAGGGTTTTTGATGTAGCGAAAAGATACAGTAAGAGATTCGTTAATATAAATGTAAGTGTCTCTACATTTGTGCCAAAACCACATACCCCATTTCAATGGTCAGGACAGATACCACAAAATGAAATCATGCGGACAATGGAATATCTGAAGAGCCAGGTGAAAAGGCAATTAAATCTTAAATTTCATATCCCTGAGATGAGCCTTCTTGAGGCTTGTATCTCAAGGGGTGACAGGAATATCTCACGCCTCATAAAAGAGGCATGGCGTCTCGGATGCCGATTCGATGGATGGACAGAGTCGTTCGATTTTAAAAAATGGCTTAATGCATCTGAGGTCACAGGCATAGATTTATATCATTATGCATGCAGAGAGAGACCTACGAGTGAAGAACTCCCATGGAAACATATAGATATAGGTGTAACAACAGCATTCCTTAAAAGCGAATATGCCAGAGCAAAAAGGGGTAATACAACAGAAGACTGCCTTTACTCCACATGTGCTGGGTGTGGACTGCAGGATAGATGTGAGTTAACCGTAATAGATACAATTAAACGCAATACCGCAACACAACAGCACCACATCATTGCGGCGCCGCAGCACCGAGGCACAATCAGTATTCCACCTTCGGCTATAAAGATAAGAGTTCAATATTCCAAAACGGGGTTGATGCGTTTTCTCTCTCATTTAGAACTGGCGACTCTCTTAACAAGGGCTTTAAGCAGGGCTGATATCCCTGTGGTATATTCTCGAGGTTTCAATCCTCATCCGAAAATCTCCTTTGCCCCACCCTTACCTGTAGGTATAGAGGGCCTGAAGGAATATCTTGACATCGAGGTAATTCCACCAATAGATGTGCATATGCTCATCCAGAGGCTTAACGCAACCCTTCCTGAAGGAATCTCTGTCAGCAGTGCAAAGGTAATTCCGAAGGACAGTAAAACGCTTTCGTCTTTTGTCAAGGGATACATCTATTCTGTAAAATGTAATGGGTGTGATAGAGGATATCTAAAAAATCGTATCGAATCACTGATGCAAAAGAATAGCATTATCATAGCAAGAAAGACCAAAAAGGGGGTAAAGGGTTTAAATATAAGGGAGATGTTAGAACGTATAGAGATTGCAATGGATGAAAATAAGCATAGCCTTAAATTGTGGGTTACGGATGTCTCAGAATCTGGACATAAACTACCAGAGATACTGAAAGTAATATTTGATGACTACACTTCAACAATACCTGTGGATATTAAGAGAATAGGAATTTATGGAATAAAAGCTTGGGAGTGGTTAGACCCATTAGAAGCATTAGAAGTAAAAGGAGAGAAGATTTGA